From one Ignavibacteria bacterium genomic stretch:
- a CDS encoding phosphatidate cytidylyltransferase, with amino-acid sequence MSNMLIRILAAAVGIPLAVLVIVAGGWWYNVAIIAVTTLALNEFYSLAATKGIAVNRYVGLVWSIAVQVFISIAAGGGGFQGLLWFAHSVVLFVAGILITLVAELFRNRENPIQNIAVTAMGVLYITLGMSALLVLRTGMMSFTNGTVGEKGASLVLVLFATVWICDSAAYFAGMSFGKHKLFPRVSPKKSWEGALAGFAASVIGFILLSNWLMPQYPVWLGIVSGAVVGSIGLIGDLVESLLKRDAVVKDSSQLIPGHGGVLDRFDSMLFVAPAILILLTVAAILMGPF; translated from the coding sequence ATGAGTAACATGCTAATTCGAATCCTTGCTGCTGCCGTTGGAATCCCCCTGGCAGTACTTGTAATTGTTGCCGGAGGATGGTGGTATAACGTTGCCATTATTGCCGTGACAACGCTTGCACTAAATGAGTTTTATTCGCTTGCAGCTACGAAGGGTATAGCTGTAAACAGATATGTGGGCCTGGTGTGGAGTATTGCTGTCCAGGTTTTTATTTCGATTGCAGCCGGCGGAGGAGGCTTCCAGGGCTTATTATGGTTTGCCCATAGTGTTGTGTTGTTTGTGGCTGGAATCCTGATAACTCTTGTAGCCGAGTTGTTCCGTAACCGCGAAAATCCAATTCAGAATATCGCCGTTACCGCAATGGGTGTGCTTTACATTACTCTTGGCATGAGTGCCCTGCTGGTGCTTCGCACCGGCATGATGTCATTTACCAATGGAACCGTAGGCGAGAAGGGTGCATCGCTGGTTTTGGTGCTGTTTGCCACCGTCTGGATATGCGATTCGGCTGCGTACTTTGCCGGCATGAGTTTTGGCAAACACAAACTGTTCCCCCGGGTAAGCCCCAAGAAAAGCTGGGAAGGGGCTTTGGCAGGCTTTGCAGCCTCGGTTATTGGTTTTATCCTGCTGAGTAACTGGCTGATGCCTCAGTACCCTGTATGGCTGGGAATAGTTAGCGGAGCTGTGGTTGGCAGCATTGGACTGATTGGCGACTTAGTGGAATCGCTGCTAAAAAGAGATGCCGTTGTTAAGGATAGCTCACAGTTAATCCCCGGGCACGGTGGTGTACTGGATCGGTTTGATTCGATGCTGTTTGTTGCTCCTGCTATTTTAATCCTTCTTACAGTGGCGGCTATTCTGATGGGACCGTTCTGA
- the hutH gene encoding histidine ammonia-lyase: protein MVLDGVHLTIDDVVAVGMRETVTPVVLSDQALKEVSKSRNAVERWIAEGRVVYGLTTGFGEFANVVIPADQVAELQVNLIRSHSAGVGDLLPAEIVRAMMLLRANSLSRGYSGIRPETLEALVAMLNANLVPDIPSQGSVGSSGDLAPLAHLALALIGEGTIGGADAATALTAHGIRPVKLAAKEGLALINGTQMMAAIACLCIAKLEYLAELADVAGALSADALRSTDNAFDARLHSLRPHPGQQLVASRLFALLSDSEIRESHRHSNHKVQDAYSIRCMPQVHGASRDAIAYARGVVEREINSVTDNPLIFADDDTAIEGGNFHGQPLAIPLDTLAIAAAELANISERRTERLVNHTLGGLPRFLTPNGGLHSGMMIAQYTAAALVSENKVLAHPASVDSIPTSANQEDHNSMGSIAARKLLQVVNNVQYVIAIELLCAAQGIDLLAPLKTGRFLCGVQETIRSVVPFAAEDRVISSDIEAVYSLIQRRGIQVNV, encoded by the coding sequence CTGGTGCTTGACGGGGTGCACCTAACAATCGATGACGTGGTTGCCGTTGGAATGCGCGAAACGGTGACTCCGGTTGTACTATCCGATCAGGCATTAAAAGAAGTTAGCAAGTCACGTAATGCCGTTGAGCGCTGGATTGCCGAGGGAAGAGTGGTGTATGGATTAACAACCGGCTTTGGTGAATTTGCCAACGTTGTGATACCGGCTGATCAGGTTGCCGAGCTCCAAGTGAATTTAATTCGTTCGCATAGCGCCGGGGTTGGTGATCTGCTGCCCGCAGAGATCGTTCGCGCAATGATGCTGCTCCGGGCTAACTCACTGTCGCGCGGGTATTCCGGAATCCGACCCGAAACCCTGGAAGCCCTGGTGGCGATGCTTAACGCAAATCTTGTACCCGACATTCCGAGTCAGGGCTCTGTTGGATCAAGTGGCGATCTTGCCCCACTTGCTCATCTGGCGCTGGCCCTGATTGGTGAGGGAACCATTGGCGGTGCCGATGCTGCCACAGCGCTTACGGCACATGGGATTCGGCCGGTTAAGCTTGCCGCAAAGGAGGGTCTTGCCCTTATCAACGGCACACAGATGATGGCAGCAATTGCATGCCTGTGCATTGCTAAACTTGAATACCTTGCCGAACTTGCTGATGTAGCGGGTGCGCTCTCGGCTGATGCTTTGCGCAGTACCGATAACGCCTTTGATGCACGCCTCCACTCGTTGCGCCCGCACCCCGGGCAGCAACTGGTTGCCTCCCGACTGTTTGCGCTGCTGTCCGACAGTGAAATTCGGGAGTCGCACCGACACAGTAACCATAAGGTGCAAGATGCATACTCAATTCGGTGTATGCCACAGGTGCATGGAGCATCACGCGACGCAATCGCATACGCACGTGGTGTGGTGGAGCGTGAGATAAACAGCGTTACCGATAACCCCTTGATTTTTGCTGATGATGATACTGCCATCGAAGGCGGTAACTTCCATGGTCAGCCTCTGGCCATCCCTTTGGATACGCTGGCGATTGCAGCTGCGGAATTAGCCAACATCAGCGAACGGCGAACAGAACGATTAGTAAACCACACGCTTGGCGGATTGCCTCGTTTTTTAACACCCAATGGTGGACTACACAGTGGTATGATGATTGCTCAGTACACGGCTGCAGCGCTTGTAAGTGAGAATAAGGTGTTGGCGCATCCTGCAAGTGTGGACAGTATTCCTACGAGTGCCAATCAAGAAGATCACAATAGCATGGGTAGCATTGCAGCCAGGAAACTGCTGCAGGTTGTTAACAATGTACAATATGTGATTGCGATAGAATTGCTCTGTGCTGCCCAGGGTATTGACCTGCTTGCACCACTGAAGACCGGGAGGTTTTTGTGCGGCGTACAGGAAACTATTCGGAGCGTTGTGCCATTTGCTGCGGAGGATAGGGTCATCTCTTCTGACATCGAAGCTGTGTATTCGCTGATTCAGCGCAGAGGTATCCAGGTTAACGTTTAG
- a CDS encoding 3-hydroxybutyryl-CoA dehydrogenase, protein MYSLPNSSSQSVLLLGDVDFVTDFAEKLQAASVSFYILPAIGIDEDFDDDFSEGIPERSITGSDPAEFGKFAPYVVREPGSLTIAFSHIVMLSVAPLNERIPILEIACSLNPQATIITSVHSNTATEIGLLANQPERITGVTLGPGITHHASSADICAGLNTNPQHLESAAGLLRTLGYVPNIVEDRVALVQLRVLVMLINEAAFAVMEGVAHPADIDNAMKLGVNYPRGLLAWADKIGLDVVLIVLEALHREYQQERYRPCVLLKQYVRAGWLGIRSGRGFYTY, encoded by the coding sequence GTGTACTCGTTACCAAATTCATCCAGTCAAAGTGTTCTGCTCCTGGGCGATGTGGACTTTGTAACTGACTTTGCCGAAAAGCTTCAGGCTGCCTCGGTGAGTTTCTATATTCTGCCGGCTATAGGGATTGACGAAGATTTCGACGACGATTTCAGCGAGGGCATTCCGGAACGCAGCATCACGGGTTCTGATCCCGCGGAGTTTGGCAAATTTGCACCCTATGTTGTGCGCGAGCCCGGTTCTCTGACCATTGCATTCTCGCACATTGTAATGCTATCAGTGGCTCCCCTCAATGAAAGAATACCGATTCTGGAAATTGCATGCAGCCTTAATCCCCAGGCTACAATTATAACGTCAGTGCATAGCAATACGGCAACGGAGATTGGCCTGCTTGCAAACCAGCCTGAGCGGATTACCGGCGTAACACTGGGACCCGGCATTACACATCACGCATCGTCAGCCGATATCTGCGCCGGACTAAACACCAATCCCCAACACCTTGAAAGCGCTGCTGGTCTGCTTCGCACCCTGGGGTACGTTCCAAACATTGTAGAGGATAGAGTGGCACTGGTTCAGTTGCGCGTTCTGGTGATGCTGATTAATGAAGCCGCCTTTGCCGTAATGGAAGGTGTGGCCCACCCTGCAGATATTGACAATGCAATGAAGCTGGGCGTTAACTACCCAAGAGGACTGCTTGCATGGGCAGATAAAATCGGACTCGATGTTGTACTCATTGTTCTTGAGGCACTGCATCGTGAATACCAACAGGAACGGTATCGTCCGTGCGTTCTGCTTAAACAGTACGTCCGCGCTGGATGGCTGGGAATACGTTCGGGAAGGGGCTTTTACACGTACTGA
- a CDS encoding UDP-2,3-diacylglucosamine diphosphatase, translated as MFRQVAHVKTVNLTVPPGHRVVFISDVHLGFGSKAQNDKREDRLLQLLANLDSCVHLVIVGDLFDYWFDYRFVIPSAFVRTLAALHHLARSGVQITYLMGNHDFGHYRYFRQELNIPVEQADIDLHLNDTRIYVCHGDGKAANDTGYLILRAILRNRCIQSLYRMIHPSVGIWLASRTSHGSRAYTDKKEYGPDGLRAFAEQKIVSEGYSCVVMGHRHKAEVRRIASGTYVNLGDWLGTDSPYAEWTPEAGIILHSNDIPTSLSGT; from the coding sequence ATGTTTCGCCAAGTTGCTCATGTTAAAACGGTGAATCTTACTGTTCCGCCCGGGCATCGTGTTGTATTTATCTCCGATGTACACTTGGGCTTTGGTAGCAAGGCACAGAATGACAAGCGTGAGGATCGTTTGTTGCAACTCCTTGCCAACCTTGATAGTTGCGTACACCTGGTTATTGTCGGCGACCTTTTTGACTACTGGTTTGACTACCGTTTTGTGATCCCGTCGGCCTTTGTACGAACTCTTGCCGCACTACATCATTTGGCGCGGAGTGGCGTACAGATTACCTATCTGATGGGGAATCATGATTTTGGGCACTACCGCTACTTTAGGCAGGAACTTAATATACCGGTGGAACAGGCCGATATTGACCTGCACCTGAACGACACCCGGATTTACGTTTGTCATGGCGATGGTAAGGCTGCCAACGACACCGGTTATCTGATTCTTCGTGCCATTCTCCGCAACCGCTGCATTCAGTCACTCTACCGCATGATTCATCCATCGGTAGGGATCTGGCTGGCATCACGGACGTCGCATGGCAGCAGGGCATATACCGATAAGAAAGAGTATGGTCCTGACGGACTGCGTGCCTTTGCAGAACAGAAAATCGTGAGCGAAGGGTATTCCTGCGTGGTGATGGGACATCGCCACAAGGCAGAAGTCCGGCGCATTGCCTCGGGAACCTACGTTAATCTTGGCGACTGGCTTGGTACCGATAGTCCGTATGCAGAGTGGACCCCTGAGGCCGGAATCATCCTGCACAGCAATGATATCCCAACGTCATTGTCAGGAACCTAA
- a CDS encoding MtnX-like HAD-IB family phosphatase — MLIAVDFDGTISCRDTSDDLFAEFGSVTEITALLVAGRITVAEYYDMALASLADTCTPEVLAQWLNSREIDSTFISFLEWLRSTDCRLAVVSDGFDAYIYPILHNAGITIADVACNTMRYTPQGWRGGYPGASESCSCFCAGCKRNALLQRLADDEVLVYIGDGMSDTCAVQFADVVFAKGYLASWCTEHRIPHHPWRRFSDIQRILATKYATGAIRRRRQAHLARKAAFINE; from the coding sequence ATGCTTATAGCTGTTGATTTTGATGGTACGATTTCGTGCCGGGATACGTCGGACGATCTTTTTGCTGAATTCGGTAGCGTTACCGAGATTACCGCTTTGCTGGTAGCCGGACGCATAACTGTTGCCGAGTATTACGATATGGCCCTGGCCTCCCTCGCAGATACGTGTACACCGGAAGTACTTGCACAGTGGCTTAACAGCAGAGAAATTGATAGTACGTTTATTTCATTTCTTGAATGGCTACGTTCTACTGATTGCCGGCTTGCCGTAGTAAGCGATGGTTTTGATGCTTACATTTATCCGATTCTGCATAATGCAGGCATTACGATTGCCGACGTTGCATGCAACACCATGCGCTATACACCGCAGGGGTGGAGAGGGGGCTACCCCGGTGCTTCGGAAAGCTGCAGTTGTTTTTGTGCCGGATGTAAGCGGAATGCACTGTTGCAGCGGCTTGCCGACGATGAGGTTCTGGTGTATATCGGCGACGGGATGTCGGACACGTGTGCAGTTCAGTTTGCCGATGTTGTTTTTGCAAAAGGCTATCTTGCTTCGTGGTGCACCGAGCACCGGATACCTCACCATCCGTGGCGACGGTTTTCTGACATACAGCGGATACTGGCAACAAAGTATGCAACCGGAGCAATCCGCAGACGCCGGCAGGCACACCTTGCCCGAAAAGCCGCATTCATCAATGAGTGA
- a CDS encoding DUF1566 domain-containing protein, protein MIRYCRLIAVCCMLLCGAVAKSQTLIGSGLQFFTSQPGKLTVVTPGTVSQTTTLTLPDSTGTLLIRSAQGESGAWLLGGNNLSGSSSVEFGSATNNNVVLIAGGTSASNHRLILNSTENVTSTTDGGEIRFLEPSASGSNYSSFKAAAQTSSVSYVLPVTKPVVGRYLKATGINGTEVTLSWEVAAGGVNHYVGEQYGGGVVFWVDETGNHGLIISMVDVGVNVTWSNLYNDWCGNTNDDDGKNNTASIIAQAGHTNSAAKRCDDYYNDDYGTGQFNDWYLPSMNEMKKIWSSLYEISKGITNYGAPATQIDNKPYWTSTENSATQTIALNFVTCHFLPYYKATRCNVRAIRSF, encoded by the coding sequence ATGATTCGATACTGCAGGTTAATTGCCGTCTGCTGCATGTTGTTATGTGGGGCTGTTGCCAAGTCGCAAACTCTTATTGGCAGTGGTTTGCAATTCTTTACATCTCAACCCGGGAAATTGACTGTTGTCACCCCGGGGACTGTTTCTCAAACCACGACTCTGACGCTGCCCGATTCCACCGGTACGCTGCTGATACGGAGTGCCCAGGGTGAGTCCGGCGCATGGCTTCTTGGCGGCAACAATTTATCTGGCTCATCATCTGTTGAGTTTGGCTCGGCAACCAATAACAACGTAGTACTGATTGCAGGCGGAACAAGTGCATCAAACCACCGCCTGATTCTGAACTCGACAGAGAACGTTACGTCCACGACCGATGGTGGCGAGATTCGTTTTTTAGAACCATCGGCGAGCGGGTCAAATTACAGTTCTTTTAAGGCAGCTGCACAAACAAGCAGCGTTAGCTACGTACTTCCGGTCACAAAGCCGGTTGTAGGCCGGTACCTGAAAGCAACCGGTATCAATGGAACCGAGGTTACTCTGTCGTGGGAAGTAGCTGCAGGTGGAGTAAATCACTATGTAGGCGAACAGTATGGTGGCGGTGTGGTGTTCTGGGTTGACGAAACCGGTAATCACGGTTTGATTATCAGTATGGTGGATGTTGGAGTGAATGTTACCTGGAGTAATCTGTACAATGACTGGTGCGGAAATACTAATGATGACGACGGGAAGAATAATACAGCAAGCATTATTGCGCAGGCAGGCCACACCAACAGTGCTGCTAAACGATGCGATGACTACTATAATGACGACTATGGCACCGGCCAGTTTAATGACTGGTATTTGCCGAGCATGAATGAAATGAAGAAGATTTGGTCTTCTTTGTATGAAATAAGCAAGGGAATTACCAATTATGGAGCACCTGCCACTCAAATCGATAATAAACCTTACTGGACAAGCACGGAGAACAGCGCTACCCAGACAATTGCTTTAAACTTTGTTACCTGCCATTTTCTCCCCTATTACAAGGCTACTCGTTGCAATGTCAGGGCAATTCGCTCCTTTTGA
- a CDS encoding cation transporter, translated as MSPHRHEEEGTHGGHHHIHEFRDIRPLRIALLLTGLVLAVQLVGGLLTNSVVLASYAAHVFVDVSSLLIAYIGLTLGARMQSRRGTRFTFGLRRLEILAALTNGFVLIGICVFIVLEAIGRLSHPMHVHADEMLWVAITAFVANSFSAWYLHKSTHITTRSAYLHVVTDLMSSIGVVIAAIAVKLTNWPLIDSAIGIAIAVVISVGAIRIIREALIILMETAPYRLSIADLEAGVRSIPGILDVHDIHVWQLSRKESAATLHVVTQQPNDEMLRAVQQFLHDHFGIHHVTVQIEQSNLNDEC; from the coding sequence ATGAGCCCGCATCGTCACGAAGAAGAAGGCACGCATGGCGGACACCACCATATCCATGAATTTCGCGACATACGTCCGCTGCGCATTGCGCTACTCCTAACAGGGCTTGTGCTTGCTGTACAATTAGTTGGCGGTCTTCTTACAAACAGTGTGGTTTTGGCAAGTTATGCCGCTCACGTATTCGTTGATGTTTCGTCACTCCTGATTGCCTACATTGGCTTAACGCTGGGAGCCCGAATGCAGTCGCGCCGGGGTACACGCTTTACCTTTGGACTGCGACGACTTGAGATACTGGCTGCGCTTACCAACGGTTTTGTATTGATTGGAATTTGCGTATTCATTGTCCTGGAAGCTATTGGCAGACTGTCACATCCGATGCACGTCCATGCCGATGAGATGCTGTGGGTTGCAATTACTGCGTTTGTGGCGAATTCGTTTAGTGCCTGGTATTTGCATAAGTCAACCCACATTACCACACGTAGTGCCTATTTGCACGTGGTCACAGACTTAATGTCGAGTATTGGTGTTGTTATAGCTGCAATCGCAGTAAAGCTTACTAACTGGCCGCTGATTGATTCAGCTATCGGAATCGCAATTGCCGTTGTGATTTCGGTGGGCGCAATTCGAATTATCAGAGAGGCTTTAATCATTCTCATGGAAACAGCTCCTTACCGGCTTAGTATTGCTGACCTTGAAGCAGGCGTAAGGAGCATCCCCGGAATTCTTGATGTCCACGATATACATGTATGGCAGCTAAGCCGTAAAGAATCCGCCGCAACACTGCACGTAGTTACGCAGCAGCCAAATGACGAGATGTTGCGTGCGGTGCAGCAGTTCCTTCATGATCACTTTGGTATTCACCATGTTACCGTCCAAATAGAGCAATCTAATTTAAATGATGAGTGCTAA
- a CDS encoding carboxylate-amine ligase produces the protein MFDPGNPYERPSFTLGVEEEYMALDPETYNLRSHVNLELISKGRLLLHEHIKPEMHGSMLEIGTAVCKNVQEVQFEVTKIRSIVNHLAKQNGLLIGAASTHPFALWEDQEIYPDDRYKVIIEDMQLLARSLLIFGMHIHIGIENRELQVQIMNEMRYFMPHVLAISTNSPFWEGDNTGLKSYRSKIFERFPRTALPDLFSDWSEYQHYVNLLVKTGSIDNAKKIWWDIRPHPFFPTLEIRICDIPMRIEETVAIAALCQAIAAKLYSLYQRNLSFRQYRRSLLMENKWRAVRYGLDGKLIDWGRQIELPARELIRELLDFVDDVVDDLGSRKEIEYINTILENGSGADRQLRVFNETGSLSAVAEYIQKETVSGLFADVAPFLESVQQPSPDAIAAKQTSLRSEADPN, from the coding sequence ATGTTCGACCCAGGCAACCCGTACGAGCGTCCGTCGTTCACTCTTGGCGTGGAAGAAGAATACATGGCACTTGATCCGGAAACGTATAATCTTCGGTCCCACGTGAATCTGGAGCTTATCAGCAAGGGACGTCTGCTGCTTCACGAGCATATTAAACCCGAGATGCATGGCTCAATGTTGGAAATTGGCACAGCTGTTTGCAAGAATGTACAGGAGGTCCAGTTCGAGGTAACCAAGATTCGGAGTATTGTTAACCATCTTGCCAAACAGAATGGTTTGCTAATAGGCGCCGCCTCTACACACCCGTTTGCATTGTGGGAAGATCAGGAGATCTATCCAGACGATCGTTACAAGGTTATTATCGAAGACATGCAACTGCTGGCTCGCTCGTTACTGATTTTTGGCATGCACATTCATATTGGCATCGAAAACAGAGAGCTGCAGGTTCAGATTATGAACGAGATGCGTTACTTTATGCCGCACGTTCTGGCTATTTCTACCAACAGCCCGTTCTGGGAAGGCGATAATACCGGCCTGAAAAGCTATCGCTCAAAGATCTTCGAGCGCTTTCCGCGTACCGCTCTTCCCGACCTGTTTTCTGACTGGAGTGAATACCAGCACTATGTTAACTTATTGGTCAAAACGGGCTCGATTGACAACGCAAAGAAAATTTGGTGGGACATCAGACCACACCCCTTCTTCCCTACTCTTGAAATTCGCATCTGTGATATTCCTATGCGTATCGAGGAAACAGTTGCCATTGCAGCACTCTGTCAGGCAATTGCGGCAAAGCTCTATTCACTGTACCAGCGCAACCTTTCGTTCCGCCAGTACCGCCGATCACTGCTCATGGAAAATAAATGGCGTGCCGTACGATACGGGCTGGATGGTAAACTTATTGACTGGGGACGTCAGATTGAGCTGCCTGCCCGTGAACTAATCCGCGAGCTGTTGGATTTTGTAGATGATGTGGTTGATGACTTAGGATCCAGGAAAGAAATTGAATATATCAACACGATATTAGAAAACGGTTCAGGTGCCGACAGACAGTTGCGGGTATTTAACGAAACGGGTAGCCTGAGTGCGGTTGCGGAATACATTCAAAAAGAAACTGTGTCAGGTTTGTTTGCCGATGTTGCTCCCTTCCTTGAAAGCGTACAGCAGCCTTCACCGGATGCAATAGCCGCAAAACAAACGTCGCTGCGAAGTGAGGCCGACCCTAATTGA
- a CDS encoding peptidase S10, with amino-acid sequence MLGFSHAANDTTTVNVHPSPTSTKASVTINGTVVDYTVTTGQLQLTKEDGTVKANVFYIAYTRNNVKDAAKRPVTFSFNGGPGSSSVWLHLGVLGPRRVNMATDGSPLPPPCELVDNEYSWLDLTDLVFIDPVSTGYSRATDEKTAGQDFHGYRQDIESVGEFIRRYINDNQRWGSPKYLIGESYGTTRASGLSEHLQARYGMYLNGVILVSAVLNFQTISFDEGNDLPFISFLPTYAATAWYHKKLSADLQQKSVQDVVREVTEFARNEYAIALMAGSALQGADRTKLVQRISRYTGLSAEFIERSDLRINIFRFCAELLRSTGQQVGRFDGRYTGPLVNQLSEFMEQDPSYHPAAGGAFSTCINDYLSRELKVTTLLPYEVLTGRVWPWDYGNVKNEYLNVAPALRNAIVTNPALRVWVLCGYYDLATPVYGAEYTIQHLGLPESLRGNISLTYYDAGHMMYLLRSELERMRQGALEFYGK; translated from the coding sequence ATGCTTGGTTTTTCTCATGCTGCAAATGATACCACAACGGTTAACGTACACCCAAGTCCTACCAGTACAAAGGCATCGGTTACGATTAACGGTACAGTTGTTGACTATACGGTTACTACCGGACAGTTACAGCTTACCAAGGAAGATGGAACGGTAAAAGCAAACGTGTTCTACATTGCATACACCCGTAACAATGTCAAGGATGCGGCCAAGCGTCCGGTGACCTTCTCATTCAACGGAGGGCCCGGCTCGTCGAGTGTGTGGCTGCATCTCGGCGTCCTTGGCCCTCGCAGAGTAAACATGGCCACTGACGGAAGCCCCCTCCCACCTCCCTGCGAACTTGTTGATAACGAGTATTCCTGGCTTGACCTTACTGACCTGGTGTTTATCGATCCCGTGAGCACAGGATATTCACGGGCAACCGACGAGAAGACTGCCGGCCAGGACTTCCATGGTTACAGGCAGGATATCGAATCAGTTGGCGAATTTATCCGGCGGTATATCAACGACAACCAGCGGTGGGGTTCTCCAAAATATCTAATTGGCGAATCATACGGGACTACACGCGCCTCGGGCTTGAGCGAGCATCTGCAGGCACGCTACGGGATGTATCTTAACGGCGTAATTCTGGTGAGTGCTGTATTAAATTTTCAGACGATTAGTTTCGACGAAGGGAATGACCTTCCGTTTATTTCATTCCTGCCTACGTATGCAGCTACTGCTTGGTATCACAAAAAGCTGTCGGCAGACCTACAGCAGAAATCGGTACAAGATGTTGTGCGTGAGGTTACTGAATTTGCCCGCAACGAATACGCCATTGCTTTAATGGCAGGCTCTGCGCTGCAGGGTGCAGACCGTACAAAACTTGTTCAGCGCATCAGCCGGTACACCGGGTTATCAGCAGAGTTCATTGAGCGCTCCGATCTACGAATTAACATTTTCAGGTTCTGTGCTGAGCTGCTGCGCAGTACCGGACAGCAGGTTGGCAGATTTGATGGACGCTATACAGGTCCGCTTGTTAATCAGCTTTCTGAATTCATGGAGCAGGACCCCAGCTACCACCCGGCAGCCGGAGGCGCTTTTTCTACCTGTATCAATGACTACCTGTCCCGCGAATTAAAGGTCACAACACTGCTCCCATACGAAGTACTTACCGGGCGTGTATGGCCGTGGGATTACGGGAACGTTAAGAACGAATATCTGAATGTTGCCCCGGCGCTTCGCAACGCCATCGTCACCAACCCCGCACTGCGCGTTTGGGTTCTATGCGGATATTACGATCTTGCAACACCAGTGTATGGAGCCGAATACACCATACAACACCTGGGGCTGCCTGAATCGCTTCGGGGCAATATCTCGCTTACGTATTACGATGCAGGCCACATGATGTATCTGCTGCGTTCAGAGCTTGAACGTATGCGGCAAGGGGCTCTGGAATTTTACGGGAAGTAG